A region of Mammaliicoccus sp. Dog046 DNA encodes the following proteins:
- a CDS encoding ABC-F family ATP-binding cassette domain-containing protein gives MEAYKIEKLNKQYGDKVIFNDLDLSISYKERIGLVGINGTGKSTLLKVIANLDDDFDAKTSYPNQYQIAYASQKPELNGDLTVIDEVLSNETEMTKVITKYENALNQYQLSGDSKDLDMMMTYQSEMDRLNAWDYSADVKTILSKLGINDYLKKISMLSGGQQKRVALAKELIRKPDLLLLDEPTNHLDIEGIEWLVNYIKQYPHTIMFVTHDRHFLNQVSTRIVELSDGKLTSYPGNYEAYIEAKAEKEEIEAQQHVKKKALYKQELGWMRQGAKARSTKQQARIQRFNNLEEDLSNKKIQGEASLNLAHSRLGKQVFELEDISKTIGDKTLFKPFTTIIQKGDRIGIVGENGAGKTTLLNIISGLDQTFDGYLITGQTVKIAYFKQQDESLTSNKRMIDYLRDESEVAKEKDGTVVSVTQLLERFLFPSQTHGTQISKLSGGEQKRLYLLKLLVHEPNVLILDEPTNDLDTETLTILEAYINEFGGTVITVSHDRYFLNKVANKYWFIHDQQVEPMLGDFEDYLTYKRKLDKKENQQQKETQQNEPQAQSKTSTRLSYKEKREIEQLEKNIEYIETRLEQIDLEMVEHATNYEKLNELTNEKTSIETQYEEDYERWSSLSERL, from the coding sequence ATGGAAGCATACAAAATTGAAAAGCTTAATAAGCAATATGGTGATAAAGTTATATTTAATGATTTAGATTTATCCATTTCCTATAAAGAACGTATTGGATTGGTTGGCATCAATGGAACAGGTAAAAGTACATTACTAAAAGTAATCGCAAATTTAGATGATGACTTTGATGCAAAAACATCATATCCAAATCAATATCAAATCGCTTATGCAAGTCAAAAACCAGAACTCAACGGTGACTTAACTGTTATAGATGAAGTGTTGAGTAATGAAACTGAAATGACAAAAGTCATTACGAAATACGAAAATGCACTTAATCAATATCAACTGTCAGGTGATTCAAAAGATCTAGATATGATGATGACTTATCAATCAGAGATGGATCGATTAAATGCATGGGATTATAGTGCAGACGTTAAAACTATTCTATCAAAACTAGGCATCAATGACTATCTTAAAAAGATTTCTATGTTAAGTGGTGGCCAACAAAAAAGAGTTGCGCTAGCAAAAGAATTAATCAGAAAACCAGACTTATTATTATTAGATGAGCCTACGAACCATTTAGATATAGAAGGTATTGAGTGGTTAGTTAATTATATTAAACAGTATCCACATACGATTATGTTTGTAACACATGACCGTCACTTCTTAAATCAAGTTTCTACAAGAATTGTTGAATTATCAGATGGAAAATTAACAAGTTATCCAGGTAACTACGAAGCTTACATTGAAGCAAAAGCTGAAAAAGAAGAAATAGAAGCTCAGCAACATGTTAAGAAGAAAGCATTATATAAGCAAGAATTAGGTTGGATGAGACAAGGGGCAAAAGCAAGATCGACAAAACAACAAGCACGTATTCAGAGATTTAATAATTTAGAAGAAGATTTATCTAATAAGAAAATACAAGGTGAAGCAAGTTTAAATTTAGCGCATTCACGACTTGGAAAACAGGTCTTTGAACTTGAAGATATCTCTAAAACAATAGGCGACAAAACTTTATTTAAACCTTTCACAACGATTATTCAAAAAGGTGATCGCATTGGTATAGTCGGTGAAAATGGTGCGGGTAAAACAACGCTTTTAAATATTATAAGTGGACTAGACCAAACCTTTGATGGCTATTTAATAACAGGACAAACTGTAAAAATTGCATACTTTAAACAACAAGACGAAAGTTTGACTTCAAATAAACGAATGATTGATTATTTGAGAGATGAAAGCGAAGTAGCGAAAGAGAAAGATGGCACGGTTGTATCTGTTACGCAATTATTAGAGAGATTTTTATTCCCGAGCCAGACACACGGCACTCAAATTAGTAAATTATCGGGTGGAGAACAGAAACGTTTATATCTCTTGAAGTTATTAGTACATGAACCGAATGTATTAATCCTGGATGAACCTACAAATGATTTAGATACAGAAACATTAACGATTTTAGAGGCGTATATTAATGAATTTGGCGGGACAGTGATTACAGTCAGCCATGATAGATATTTCTTAAATAAAGTAGCCAATAAATATTGGTTTATACATGACCAACAAGTAGAACCTATGCTAGGTGATTTTGAAGATTATTTAACATATAAACGTAAGTTAGATAAAAAAGAAAACCAACAACAGAAAGAAACACAACAAAACGAACCACAAGCACAATCAAAAACTTCTACACGATTGTCATATAAAGAAAAACGAGAAATTGAACAATTAGAAAAAAATATTGAATATATAGAAACAAGATTAGAACAAATTGATTTAGAAATGGTTGAACATGCGACTAATTATGAAAAATTAAACGAACTCACAAATGAAAAGACATCAATTGAAACGCAATATGAAGAAGATTATGAGCGTTGGTCATCCTTATCAGAGAGATTATAA
- a CDS encoding ZIP family metal transporter, which yields MQEFFTTLPPYLQALFAGIITWLLTALGAAFVYLFKNIDTKVINTMQGFAAGVMIAASFWSLLQPSIEQSSHSAMPWLPAAVGFLLGGLFIRLLDFVIPHAHQNAVDKNQKVEGPDTKLGKNTLLFLAITLHNIPEGMAIGVAFGGVATGNEGATLLGALGLAIGIGIQNIPEGAALSMPIRASGLSRWKSFNYGQASALVEPVFAMLGALLVVIATPILPYALAFAAGAMIFVVVEELIPESQSGNNTDLATLGLMGGFTIMMILDVALG from the coding sequence ATGCAAGAGTTTTTCACAACGTTACCACCATATTTACAAGCACTATTTGCTGGTATTATCACATGGCTATTAACAGCTTTAGGCGCAGCGTTTGTATACTTGTTTAAAAATATCGATACAAAGGTCATTAACACAATGCAAGGATTCGCTGCTGGTGTTATGATCGCTGCGAGTTTTTGGTCGTTGTTACAACCATCCATAGAACAAAGTTCACATTCAGCCATGCCTTGGTTACCAGCGGCAGTTGGATTTTTATTAGGTGGTTTATTTATTAGACTGTTAGATTTTGTTATACCGCACGCACATCAAAATGCAGTAGATAAAAATCAAAAAGTCGAAGGTCCGGATACTAAATTAGGTAAGAATACTTTACTGTTCCTAGCCATTACACTACATAACATCCCTGAAGGTATGGCTATCGGTGTTGCTTTCGGGGGAGTTGCAACAGGTAATGAAGGTGCAACACTTTTAGGAGCGTTAGGTTTAGCAATAGGAATCGGGATACAAAATATTCCTGAAGGTGCAGCATTATCTATGCCAATTCGCGCTTCAGGATTATCAAGATGGAAATCATTTAATTACGGACAAGCTTCAGCATTAGTCGAACCCGTCTTCGCTATGTTAGGTGCATTGTTAGTTGTCATCGCAACACCAATACTGCCTTATGCACTCGCATTTGCTGCAGGCGCTATGATATTCGTTGTAGTAGAAGAACTCATTCCAGAATCACAATCAGGTAATAATACTGATTTAGCAACATTAGGTTTAATGGGCGGATTTACTATCATGATGATATTAGACGTAGCATTAGGTTAA
- a CDS encoding carboxyltransferase domain-containing protein, which yields MRIYPKGDSALTVISDREASRQLTHEINEFRLEILKQDMPFIDEVIPSETSLMVVYHPYSMMMNHNIDKPFQYMTEFVERIIYKKKQYLKDREIVKTSNVVEVVIGGKYGPDFNALTDLSIEEQKQVLESRTYFVSMIGHTPGCPYLSGLSHRLHATNSDYKQFIPKGSVCIERDKLFITTTNTSGNWPVIGWTNDEIFDVESSDCKLKFGDDVVLNIVENFSDEDGGYEPCQS from the coding sequence ATGCGCATTTATCCAAAAGGAGATTCTGCACTTACTGTAATTAGTGATCGAGAAGCTTCAAGGCAATTAACGCATGAAATTAATGAATTTAGATTAGAAATATTGAAACAAGATATGCCATTTATTGATGAAGTCATTCCAAGTGAGACGAGTTTGATGGTCGTATATCATCCATATAGCATGATGATGAACCATAATATCGATAAACCATTTCAATATATGACTGAATTTGTAGAACGCATTATATATAAGAAGAAACAATATTTGAAAGATAGAGAAATCGTTAAGACATCAAACGTAGTCGAAGTTGTTATAGGTGGAAAATATGGACCGGACTTTAATGCATTAACAGATCTATCTATAGAAGAACAGAAGCAAGTACTTGAATCAAGAACTTATTTTGTCTCTATGATTGGTCATACACCGGGTTGTCCTTATTTATCAGGATTAAGCCATCGATTACATGCTACTAATAGCGATTATAAACAGTTCATTCCTAAAGGCTCTGTATGTATTGAACGTGATAAATTATTTATCACTACAACGAATACAAGTGGAAACTGGCCAGTTATTGGGTGGACGAATGATGAAATTTTTGATGTCGAAAGTAGTGACTGTAAGCTGAAATTTGGCGATGATGTTGTTTTGAATATTGTTGAAAACTTTTCAGATGAGGATGGAGGATATGAGCCATGTCAATCATAA
- the recQ gene encoding DNA helicase RecQ, translated as MQNILKEYFGYQEFRDGQKDIIDRVINHRPTLGVMPTGGGKSICYQVPGLYLDGLTIVISPLISLMKDQVDSLRSMGINAEYLNSTLSKKEKDRVENALVSGELNFLYIAPERFNQPQFIRMINQCNVQLIAFDEAHCISKWGHDFRPSYQEVIKHVMSLPHHFRLVALTATATKEVQEDISQKLGICEEDIVETSIKRENLTFKVNHTYQRLNFIKEYVQEHHHQSGIIYCSTRKQVEQLSETFDDLEVENVMYHAGLPKDERERAQRKFIEDDIKLAIATNAFGMGIDKSNVRFVIHYNMPQDIESYYQEAGRAGRDQLESECILLFSDRDIDLQKFFISSSPADDEYKEKQGEKLRQMIQYTRTTKCLEAMMIHYFNPDEKLEECGRCSSCMQSEKTYNMTTEAQKILSCVARLKHNEKRNMIIQVLRGEKAQQIKSLGYDELSTYGILKDYTTNECHHLLDELRYKGYLNEHKEILSVDQSAMDVLRGEVEIMTTPFKSKPKEIVDIQTITDVDRSLFNRLIEVRKELSKELEVSPLSIFSDQILEQFAKRLPESKKEMILIDGIGSYKLKHYCPIFIDTIKSYKQPI; from the coding sequence ATGCAAAACATTTTAAAAGAATATTTCGGTTATCAAGAGTTTAGAGACGGGCAAAAAGATATTATAGATAGAGTAATTAATCATCGTCCGACGTTAGGTGTCATGCCAACTGGTGGCGGGAAATCTATATGTTATCAAGTCCCAGGTCTGTATTTAGACGGACTAACGATTGTTATTAGTCCATTAATATCATTGATGAAAGACCAAGTGGATAGCTTAAGATCAATGGGGATTAATGCAGAGTATTTAAATAGCACATTGTCTAAAAAAGAAAAAGATCGCGTAGAAAATGCGCTCGTATCAGGAGAATTAAATTTTCTATATATTGCACCAGAACGATTTAACCAACCCCAATTTATTCGTATGATTAATCAATGTAACGTTCAATTAATCGCATTTGATGAGGCACACTGTATTTCTAAGTGGGGTCATGACTTTAGACCAAGTTATCAAGAAGTGATTAAACATGTGATGAGTTTACCGCATCACTTTAGATTAGTTGCATTGACCGCTACAGCGACGAAGGAAGTTCAAGAAGACATCTCTCAGAAGCTGGGGATATGTGAAGAGGATATTGTTGAAACGTCTATTAAACGTGAAAATTTAACGTTTAAAGTGAATCATACATATCAAAGGTTAAATTTCATTAAAGAATATGTACAAGAACATCATCATCAATCAGGTATTATCTATTGTTCAACAAGAAAACAAGTAGAACAATTGAGTGAAACTTTTGATGATTTAGAAGTTGAAAATGTGATGTATCATGCAGGTTTACCTAAAGATGAACGTGAGCGCGCACAACGTAAATTTATCGAGGATGATATTAAATTAGCGATCGCTACCAATGCATTTGGGATGGGTATAGATAAATCGAATGTGAGATTTGTTATTCATTATAATATGCCACAAGATATTGAATCATATTATCAAGAAGCAGGGCGTGCTGGTAGGGATCAGCTAGAAAGTGAATGTATATTATTATTCTCAGATCGAGATATTGATTTACAAAAATTCTTTATTTCATCAAGTCCAGCTGATGATGAATATAAAGAAAAGCAAGGCGAAAAATTAAGACAAATGATTCAATATACAAGAACAACGAAATGTTTAGAAGCAATGATGATTCATTACTTTAACCCTGATGAAAAGTTAGAAGAATGTGGTCGTTGTTCAAGCTGTATGCAATCTGAGAAAACGTATAATATGACGACAGAAGCACAAAAGATATTAAGCTGTGTTGCTAGACTAAAACATAATGAAAAAAGAAATATGATCATACAAGTTTTACGAGGAGAAAAAGCACAACAAATCAAATCGTTAGGCTATGACGAGTTAAGTACGTATGGCATATTAAAAGATTATACGACGAATGAATGTCATCATTTATTAGATGAATTAAGATACAAAGGATATTTAAATGAGCATAAAGAAATATTAAGTGTCGATCAATCGGCGATGGATGTCTTAAGAGGTGAAGTGGAAATTATGACGACACCATTTAAATCTAAACCGAAAGAAATTGTTGATATTCAAACGATAACAGATGTAGATAGAAGTCTATTTAATCGTTTGATTGAAGTAAGAAAAGAATTAAGCAAAGAACTCGAAGTTTCTCCTTTATCCATCTTCTCAGATCAAATATTAGAACAATTTGCGAAGAGATTACCAGAATCTAAGAAAGAAATGATTTTGATTGATGGGATAGGTAGCTATAAATTAAAACACTATTGTCCAATTTTTATCGATACAATTAAAAGCTATAAGCAACCGATTTAA
- a CDS encoding ABC transporter ATP-binding protein has translation MIKFENVTKTYGDKKAVDEVSFNIDEGEFFVLIGPSGCGKTTTLKMINRLIPLSEGFIYFKDKPISDYDIAEMRWDIGYVLQQIALFPHMTIKENISQVPEMKKWKKKDITTRVDELLEMVGLDPDVYRDRYPSELSGGQQQRIGVVRALAADPPVILMDEPFSALDPISRKNLQDDLLELQSKIKKTIVFVTHDIEEAMKMGDRICLLNQGHVEQIGSTDDFIHRPKNDFVRSFIGNVDAHVLKQVKLGDIAQPISETYATSSNQYPKVQPSQTIGDVYDLLAQHEAIFMDNDQAAPTHIVTRQFVFSYLAEKNRGVS, from the coding sequence ATGATTAAATTTGAGAACGTTACTAAGACATACGGGGATAAAAAAGCAGTTGATGAAGTAAGTTTTAATATTGATGAGGGTGAATTTTTTGTATTAATCGGACCATCTGGTTGCGGTAAAACGACTACATTAAAAATGATTAATCGATTGATTCCATTATCAGAAGGGTTTATTTATTTTAAAGATAAGCCTATTAGTGACTATGATATTGCAGAGATGAGATGGGATATCGGTTATGTGTTACAACAAATTGCTTTATTTCCACATATGACAATTAAAGAGAATATCTCACAAGTTCCTGAAATGAAAAAATGGAAAAAGAAAGATATTACGACTCGTGTAGATGAATTATTAGAAATGGTAGGTTTAGATCCAGATGTGTATCGTGATCGCTATCCGAGTGAATTATCAGGTGGTCAACAACAACGTATCGGGGTTGTCCGAGCGTTAGCAGCAGATCCACCAGTCATTCTTATGGATGAACCGTTCAGTGCTTTAGATCCAATCAGTAGAAAGAACTTGCAAGATGATTTGTTAGAACTTCAGTCTAAAATAAAAAAGACAATCGTATTTGTCACGCATGATATTGAAGAAGCAATGAAAATGGGTGACCGTATTTGCTTGTTGAATCAAGGTCATGTTGAGCAAATAGGTAGTACGGATGATTTTATTCATAGACCGAAAAATGACTTTGTACGCTCGTTTATAGGCAATGTAGATGCACATGTATTGAAACAAGTGAAATTAGGTGATATTGCTCAACCTATTTCAGAAACATATGCAACATCTTCTAACCAGTATCCAAAGGTACAACCGAGCCAAACGATAGGCGATGTTTATGATTTATTAGCACAACATGAAGCAATTTTTATGGATAATGATCAAGCAGCCCCAACACATATTGTAACGAGACAATTTGTGTTTAGCTATTTAGCTGAAAAGAATAGAGGTGTTTCATAA
- a CDS encoding biotin-dependent carboxyltransferase family protein yields MSIIIREPGLYTSIQDLGRQNHQHLGIVKNGSIDQLNHRLANMLVGNKEDEALIEMTFKLPTIQFTEPTLIAITGANFPAYKDNKKITPYKLHLMNKGEVLQFSDAAKGTRAYLAIAGGIVADEWLGSKSTSIRLGMGGFNGRILQSGDEVEFCRSYTTLQKKLFENLEFTQSAEWGVDQYTLAMNYFTDIFHVISGEGATHFKFDEVRSLENQIYKVSHRFNRTGLTLEGNPVIDRQMNDQSFLSVKKGTVLLNQDQQPVVMLNDHQSLSSYPQLGTIASYHIDKLAQKKQGSKMIFKMITIQEAEKNMKKHAQFIKQIKTGIEYKLKEELNK; encoded by the coding sequence ATGTCAATCATAATTAGAGAACCTGGACTATACACTTCCATTCAAGATCTAGGCAGACAGAATCATCAACATTTAGGCATAGTGAAAAATGGTTCGATTGATCAATTAAATCATAGGCTTGCGAATATGTTAGTTGGGAATAAGGAAGATGAAGCACTTATTGAAATGACTTTTAAATTACCAACTATTCAATTCACAGAGCCTACACTTATTGCTATTACGGGAGCCAATTTTCCAGCGTATAAAGATAATAAAAAAATAACACCATATAAGTTACACTTAATGAATAAAGGTGAAGTACTGCAATTTAGCGATGCTGCAAAGGGCACAAGAGCTTATTTAGCAATCGCGGGTGGTATTGTTGCAGATGAGTGGTTAGGGTCTAAATCAACGAGTATCAGACTAGGTATGGGTGGTTTTAATGGACGCATCCTCCAATCAGGTGATGAAGTTGAATTTTGTAGAAGCTATACAACGCTTCAAAAGAAATTATTCGAGAACTTAGAATTTACACAGTCCGCTGAGTGGGGTGTAGATCAATATACATTGGCTATGAATTATTTTACGGATATCTTCCATGTTATATCAGGAGAAGGTGCGACGCATTTTAAATTTGATGAAGTAAGAAGTCTCGAAAATCAAATTTATAAAGTGTCTCATCGATTTAATAGAACTGGACTTACACTTGAAGGCAATCCTGTTATAGATAGACAAATGAATGATCAGTCATTCCTTAGTGTGAAGAAAGGAACTGTTCTACTAAACCAAGATCAGCAACCTGTCGTTATGCTGAATGATCATCAATCATTATCTAGTTACCCACAACTTGGGACAATTGCGTCATACCATATTGATAAATTAGCGCAAAAGAAACAAGGATCAAAAATGATATTTAAAATGATAACGATTCAAGAAGCGGAAAAGAATATGAAGAAACATGCACAGTTTATAAAACAAATCAAAACAGGTATCGAATATAAATTAAAAGAAGAACTTAATAAATAA
- the ltaS gene encoding polyglycerol-phosphate lipoteichoic acid synthase LtaS, with protein sequence MKTKDRKIGVFTFFLLTILAIALKTYFAYYVDLSLGVKGLVQNLILLMNPYSLIALILSVFLFFKGKKSFCFIFIAGFVLSFLLYANVVYFRFFSDFLTFSTLNQVSNVESMSGAVYSSFSWYDFIYFIDTIVFLFVLIFKSKWFTTKAFPKKFVPVVMGVAVALFFLNLAFAESDRPELLTRTFDHKYLVKYLGPYNFTVYDGVKTIQNNSQKALASEDDLTEVRNYTKQKYQEPNKETFGIAKDKNVIKIHLESFQSFLINFKVNGEEVTPYLNSLAKGDQGYKYYPNFFHQTGQGKTADSELTMDNSIFGLPQGSAYSLKGDNTYQSLPAILNQQQGYQTSVMHGDYKTFWNRDQVYKHFGVDKFYDATYYDMQQKNLENLGLKDEVFFDESIAHLKEQKQPFYSHLITLTNHYPFTLSKEDATIAKPNTGSATLDGYVQTARYLDQSLEKFMTQLKKEGLYDDSVIMIYGDHYGISENHNKAMANLLGEDEITPAKFMDLNRTPFFLKVPGLKGGVDKTYGGQTDVMPTLLDVLGIKSSNYIMFGTDLLSKGHDQTVAFRNGDFITPQYKSIGSTVYDNKNNQPMKTKPKDLDKNKDKVEKELELSDQLLHGDLFRFYKNPDFKKINPSDYSYKSGHGYEEK encoded by the coding sequence ATGAAAACTAAAGATAGGAAGATCGGCGTCTTTACATTCTTCTTGCTAACGATTTTAGCAATAGCATTAAAGACTTATTTTGCCTATTATGTAGACTTGTCACTAGGAGTAAAAGGACTTGTACAGAATTTAATTTTATTAATGAATCCATATAGCTTAATTGCTTTAATTTTAAGTGTGTTCTTATTCTTTAAAGGGAAAAAGTCATTTTGTTTCATTTTTATAGCCGGATTTGTATTGTCATTTTTACTTTACGCAAACGTAGTATACTTTAGATTCTTCTCAGATTTCTTAACATTCAGCACTTTAAATCAAGTGAGTAATGTAGAATCTATGTCAGGAGCGGTATATAGCTCATTTTCTTGGTATGACTTTATTTACTTTATAGATACAATTGTATTTTTATTTGTACTTATATTTAAAAGTAAATGGTTTACAACAAAAGCATTTCCAAAGAAATTTGTCCCAGTTGTTATGGGTGTAGCAGTTGCACTATTTTTCTTAAACTTAGCATTTGCTGAATCTGATAGACCAGAATTATTAACAAGAACATTTGACCATAAATATTTAGTGAAATATTTAGGACCATACAACTTCACAGTTTATGATGGTGTCAAAACGATTCAAAATAATTCACAGAAAGCATTAGCAAGTGAAGACGATTTAACAGAAGTTAGAAATTACACTAAGCAGAAATATCAAGAACCAAACAAAGAAACATTCGGTATTGCAAAAGATAAAAACGTAATCAAAATTCATTTAGAAAGTTTCCAATCCTTCCTAATTAATTTCAAAGTTAATGGTGAAGAAGTAACACCATACTTGAATTCATTAGCTAAAGGAGATCAAGGATATAAATATTATCCGAACTTCTTCCATCAAACAGGACAAGGGAAAACAGCAGACTCAGAATTAACAATGGATAACAGTATTTTCGGGTTACCACAAGGATCTGCGTACTCATTGAAGGGCGATAATACGTATCAATCATTACCTGCAATATTAAATCAACAGCAAGGGTACCAAACTTCTGTTATGCACGGTGATTACAAAACATTCTGGAATAGAGACCAAGTTTACAAGCACTTTGGTGTAGATAAATTTTATGATGCAACATATTATGATATGCAACAGAAAAATCTTGAAAACCTAGGCTTGAAAGATGAAGTGTTCTTTGATGAATCAATTGCACACTTAAAAGAACAGAAACAACCTTTCTATTCTCATCTCATAACGTTAACGAACCACTATCCATTTACATTAAGTAAAGAAGATGCAACAATCGCTAAACCTAATACAGGTAGTGCGACATTAGATGGATATGTTCAAACAGCACGTTATTTAGACCAATCATTAGAGAAATTTATGACTCAATTGAAAAAAGAAGGTCTATATGACGATTCAGTTATTATGATATACGGTGACCATTATGGTATTTCTGAAAATCATAATAAAGCAATGGCCAATCTGTTAGGTGAAGATGAAATCACACCTGCGAAATTTATGGACTTAAATAGAACACCATTCTTCCTAAAAGTTCCTGGACTTAAAGGTGGCGTTGATAAGACATACGGTGGTCAAACAGATGTAATGCCTACATTACTTGATGTATTAGGTATTAAATCTAGCAATTACATCATGTTCGGTACAGATTTATTATCAAAAGGACATGATCAAACAGTAGCATTTAGAAACGGTGACTTTATCACACCTCAATACAAATCAATAGGTAGTACTGTATACGACAACAAGAATAACCAACCAATGAAAACAAAACCTAAAGATTTAGATAAGAATAAAGATAAAGTTGAAAAAGAACTTGAACTATCCGACCAATTATTACACGGAGATTTATTCAGATTCTATAAAAATCCAGACTTCAAAAAAATAAATCCATCTGATTATTCATATAAATCAGGTCATGGCTATGAAGAAAAATAA